The sequence CGCTCGGGCCAGTTTCCGGCCAAGGCCGGAAACGCGACGCAGACGCAGAGAACCGTCAGCAACAGTATCTTTTTCACGGTGATACTCCTTTTCATTTTCGGGAACAGGTTATGGTGAGCACCTTCACGCAGAGTATGTCCTGACAATGCGCGGCGTTCTATCAGCCGGATGATAAATCGTGAATATTTTCTCTAGATAGTGTCTACACGAGTTTAAGTTAAAACCTTTAACCATATCGCTATACAGCGGATTTGTACGGCAGCCTTAAACGAAGTGAGCATCTTTGCGTATCTGGTGGCGATGCAGCGCCAGCATTTAAGGTGGAGAATAGCATTTTCAACCAAGTGCCGCACACGATAGAGCGCCTTGTCGTAGTAACGCTGTGCCTTGCGATTCTTTTTGGGCGGAATGACAATTTCGCAACTAGTCTCAATGGCTTTATCTATAATCCCATTACTGTCATATCCACGATCCGCTAACAAGAATTGAGCGGCAATGCCGTCAATCAAGGCTATGGCTTGTGTGCAATCCGCTGTGGTACCCGCTGTAACAGCAACTCTGACCGGCATACCATGCGCATCCACGGCCAGGTGTATTTTGCTGTTGAACCCCCTTTTGTGCGGCCCATGCCTTGGTTGCCCCCCTTGGCTCCCGCCGCGTGGGGGTGGACTTTGCAATGACTGGCATCAATCATCAACCATTCAAAATCCGGATCATCAATCAACACTTCAAGGAGTTTTT comes from Desulfovibrio porci and encodes:
- a CDS encoding IS5 family transposase (programmed frameshift), translating into MTNPQRRHDISDAAWALLEPHLPGQSGQWGGIAKDNRLFINAVFWILRTGAPWRDLPPEYGKWGTVHQRFIRWRDKRIWEKLLEVLIDDPDFEWLMIDASHCKVHPHAAGAKGGNQGMGRNKRGFNSKIHLAVDAHGMPVRVAVTAGTTADCTQAIALIDGIAAQFLLADRGYDSNGIIDKAIETSCEIVIPPKKNRKAQRYYDKALYRVRHLVENAILHLKCWRCIATRYAKMLTSFKAAVQIRCIAIWLKVLT